Genomic window (Falco cherrug isolate bFalChe1 chromosome 4, bFalChe1.pri, whole genome shotgun sequence):
CAGAGAACTAATTGTGTCCCCCACTGGGAGGTACAATTGAGTGGAAATCTGTAGGTTGCAGAATTGTGTTGTGGGggtctgtgcttttcttttttactttggtGAAACTCTGCAGCTGTGATTACAATTAAAGAGCCTTCCTCATGGAAATAGACTTTCTGGTGAGTTAGCAGTTTAGTGGAGATCATAAGAGATACCTTAGAATGTGGATTGCTCAGCAAATGTGAGCAGGACTAATTATCGGTGGCATCTACATTTATTCagtctttgtgtgtgtgtggggttaAATCTTTACTCGGGCTCTGCTGGTCACCTGTCTCAGATACCTGTATTATAAAGCAGCCACAGGTGTTGACTGGAGCAAGTCAGGATCTCTGCTGGAAGGGGTGAGTATTTGGTGACAGGCCTCCCTGAGACGAGAGGATTCTTTGAGACAGAAGGGCTAGTGGTCTTACCTCAAGTGAGCCATACCTGTGAGAATCTCCTTGCACCTAGATCATCTTGAAGGACACGGGGGAAAACTTGAGGTTTGTATGCCGGTGAGACCTGAACTGTCTCCTCCTGAGGAAGAGATTGAGGGAtttattgccttttaacgaaCAGGGAGAGGAATATGGAGTACACACTGTtggcttttctgaagttttggGTTGGAGCCCCTTCTCTAAAGTGGGGCTAGTGCCTCAGCTTGCACGAAGAGCTCAGATAAGAATACTTAACGATCTGTGACAATTGCATCTAATATGCTATTTTCTCCCTATATCGGAAAGGGATCTCAGTAGAATGACCATAAGAATAAAGGATTTAGGTCATATCATGGAAAGTTATATTTGTGGTAGAATAACAGTAGCTCTCTAGCTTTCTTTGAAGAGGCTTGCCTGAAGATGAACATGATTAAGCTCTGAAAGTACCAGCACGCTTTTTTTTGTGGGCATTAAATTTCCACCATTAGAGAGCTCAGCAGGACTATTCCTGGATGCAGTGTCTGTTTCTATAGCCTTCTGCCTGTGGCCTCCTGTTTCTGGTAAATCTGAGCAAAATGGGGAAGGCTAAATAATGGCAAGTCATCTGTaataggttttttgtttgtttgtctaaaaaagaaaagctaataaCATGGGCAACTGCTGAAAACCTGAACATTACCTGGTGGAGCTTTAATTGGTTTGCTTCATTCTAAACACTGCTGTCTGAGTGCATTGCTTCGCATAAGTGTCACTGGCACCCCCAGCTCTAGTTTGTGGTGTTCTGCAGGGATTCTGCTTTGATCCTGGTTTAGCTGtattcagctttttctgcagttcagTGAGTTGACACCTGTTCATGTTCAGGTTTGGGCTCCTTGGGACTGGTGGTGACTGGGAGAGAAGACGGTGGCTGGCTGGTGTGTTCCTTCATGCCATGCCATGTACCCTGCCATTTGTGCTGTGGCTTACACTTAgatcttttattattttggctttcaaaatatcgtatttttctactttaagAATAAATGTTCTCTGTTACATACTGGTAATGTGGAAATGCGATTTCCATGTTTTGAGAACATAATTAACTTTGGATCACGTGGCTGTTAACTACTAGGTTGGGGGAAAATAAGTTGAAATAGTGTTGACTGCAATGGGAGTGAAGGGCAGCATGCAAGTTGGAGCTTTCTGCGAAGGGAGATGCTCTCAGGATGTCTCATTAGATGGGCTTATGCGTAGGAATTAGCTTTGCTGGGCAAGTTTTAAAAttccaggctgcagctgaatgTGGGAAGGGGCTAGCTGTATAATTAGGAGTCTGTTGTTGCTGGGTATGGGGTTGTGCTTTTCTACTGGCCGCAGCCCTTAAAGTCCATTTGGTTTTGATAGGAAGCATTCTGTCTGTGTTCTACAATTTGCTATCTTTCATTATGTTACTAGGGCTCATCCTGACACAGATGTGCTTTTCCAGGGGAGCTTTAAACAGGGTACCAAGCTAtatgttttgctgtgctgtagCTCCATAATAGGACACATTTGTGGTTGGTGCCCATTGAAGGagttgctgctgcagcatgcagtgccttcccagctccctcccagcactTTCTAAGGCTGTGCTGTGACCTAGAGCAGGAGTAGGACTGGACCTAAAACATGTGGGGTATTATAATGTTGTTCCAGGAACACCTGGAAAATGAGTTCTAGCAAGCACGTAGTTCTTCTGGCTAGTTCCCTTACTGACAGGTTAAGAGGAAGCTCTTCTTGGTAAAGAGATGTTATTTTGTTATGATATTGTTGGCAAGATTTAAgtatctgctgctttttgccatAATGGAGGGTCCTTacattgattttcctttttcttttcaacagcgAATGGACCTGGGAGAATGTACAAAGATCCACGACTTGGCACTGCGAGCAGATTATGAGATTGCAAGTAAAGAGAGAGACCTGTTTTTTGAGCTGGATGTGAGTACGGAGAAATTTTAGTTTTTTTGGAAACTGACTCTTGATGTTATTTGGCTGAACAGTAGAACTTAGTGGGCATTTCAGCTAGCCATGTTATTTGATATGATACCTGACAAGAATGTGCATCCCCTTCCCAAATGTCAGCTTGATTGCTAACTTGAAACTGTAAAAGTAATTGTGGCCTGGACAACCCCATTACTCCAGCTAGCTGGGAGCCTCCCCTGGCATTCCTTGCGTCCCACACCTGCTGCTCTCTACCAGGTCATTGTAAACTGGTGGCCTGTCCCAAAAGGAGATTTAACATTAAAAGCCGCCTGCTCTGTAGTTTCCCTTTTGCCAGATTTAGCTTTCTGTGGTGGAACAGGTCAAGTGGAATAACaattctgtctttccttttcatattattcaagtgtttttttctttgcacctGTTGCTCATGAGTTAGAAGTTCTAGTGCAAAGCAGTCTTCCTGTGAGCATCCTGTTGTGTGTCAGAGCAAAGGAACTGTGTCAGGTACCAGGCAGATGACAGACTTAAGGGTAGCgatcaaatgttatttttttctgcagtgtcgCCTATTTTTTTGTCTCAAGGCATCTGCTTTTGAGGTTGGCTGTGCATTGTACAGGGGTTGCACCAGCTAGCTGTTGGCTGTCAAAGCTAGATCTGGCACAGAGAGCATCTTTATTCACAATTATTTGTCTGAACATGCAGGCGATGGATCATCTGGAATCCTTCATCGCGGAGTGTGATAGGAGAACAGAACTGGCCAAGAAACGCCTGGCTGAGACACAGGAAGAGATCAGTGCTGAAGTGTCTGCAAAGGTATTGTCTTCTCATTGAACGTTTGTTCTGAAAGTCTGTGCGAGAGCGCTGATGCTCTCTTGTCTCTGACACCATTGATACTGGGGTGGTAGGCTTCACAAAGGCTGGATGGGTTCCAGCCATCCTCCTCAAATGCtgctttggctgtccttgtgGCAAACTTACTGGTTCAGAGGACCATAGTAGTGTAAAACGTGAACTCTAAAATAGGTTGTTTTAGCCGGGCAATAAAGCATATTGGTTTCTCCCCCACGCTAATCAATGTTTATGTAATAGCTTAGAATAGTAAGTCCATCCCTTGGTTGTTGTCTTTTCACATAACAAATGCTCCTGGAGTTTCCTCTTTGGGAACTTCCTTCCTCAGGCCaatacaaaacatttctgaagctgGTTTTGCATACTCTGTCCTGTCCTGTAAGCCAGAAACGTGCCACTGTTTGCGGCAGAAGTGATGTCCTCTGCATGCCTAGTTTCTCTCTTTGCTGTGTGTCTGTGACTGCATTGCCAGTACTTGGCCCACTGGTCCCTTTTTATTGGGACTCTGACATTTAGAGATTTGTTATTGTCTTCCAACAAGCAATTTtgttaaacagtatttttggaggaaaaggaaaagttgtCCTGTGTGATTTTTATCTTAATAAAACCTAATTGTTCTCTTTAGGCAGAGAAGGTGCATGAGCTGAATGAAGACATTGGAAAACTCCTAGCTAAAGCTGAACAGCTGGGAGCTGAAGGAAATGTTGATGAGTCTCAAAAGATCCTGATGGAAGTGGAGAAAGTCCGAGcgaaaaagaaagaggcagaggTATGGCATTGGTTCTGCTGTGAATTGTGACAGTGGACTGGGCTAGGCTGAGTGCATGACAAACAGCTGGGCGAGTCCTGTCTCTTTTCGTATGTTGCCAGCACCTCCTTTTTCAGTTTGAGCCATGTGCCAGCAGGCAGTTGGTAGTGTAGTGCGGTAGATGAAGAAAAGCGTTTCAGAAACTTACCTAGTGAAGAGAGCTgactggggtggggagggattCATCCTCTGAAATACGTAGTCCCTTGCACGGATAGACTGTCAGGTTAGCTGTGCTCACAAAGTATTTTGTATGGTGCCTTCTTTATATtgagggtgtttttttaattcttgaaagcagcagtgcagtTCTTTGCAGGGGTTTCCCTGGAGGGTTGTGACTATGAAAGGGTTCCCTGacatttgtgtgtttttttgccCCTCTTTAGGAAGAATACCGAAATTCAATGCCTGCATCCagtttccagcagcagaagctgcgTGTGTGTGAAGTCTGTTCAGCATATCTGGGTCTCCATGACAACGACCGGCGTCTTGCTGACCACTTTGGAGGCAAATTACACTTGGGTTTCATTCAGATTCGTGAGAAACTGGATCAGCTGAGGGTAATTCTCTCTGTTTTAAACCTTCGCCTTGTAGTTTTGAAGACATTCAACACTTCTACTAAATGAATTCTTTGCAGAGTGCTTGTAAAAGTCCAGAAATTTCTGACTGCAGAATCCCTGAAACTTCAAATGGAGGTTTGGGTAGCCTCATCTTGGTTCTGTTCTGAAATACCTGGATAATTAAATACGTACTCTCTGAATTAGTCAAACCAGACCACTGCTGTCATTTGTTCCTCAGAGCATTTGATATAATtgcctggatttttttattaatatggCTGAAATTTGTCACTCTGCGCTTTTTGACTTTGAGACTTCTTAACAAAATGCTTGAACTGAAGTTTCACATAGTGCTGTCagtgaaaaatgtcttctgtaGCTGAAGTGATCAGAAGATTTCAGAAATGGTTTGTAATGGAGTTACAGTACTGGCCTTGCTTGCAAACAGACATTTTAGTCTGCTCAAGTAAGAGTTGTGATTCCTCTGCATTATTCATCAGGCGGTACGTTGAGGTCTGTGCCTCG
Coding sequences:
- the LUC7L gene encoding putative RNA-binding protein Luc7-like 1 isoform X3, which gives rise to MSAQAQMRALLDQLMGTARDGDETRQRVKFTDDRVCKSHLLDCCPHDILAGTRMDLGECTKIHDLALRADYEIASKERDLFFELDAMDHLESFIAECDRRTELAKKRLAETQEEISAEVSAKAEKVHELNEDIGKLLAKAEQLGAEGNVDESQKILMEVEKVRAKKKEAEEEYRNSMPASSFQQQKLRVCEVCSAYLGLHDNDRRLADHFGGKLHLGFIQIREKLDQLRKTVAEKQEKRNQDRLRRREEREREERMGRRSGSRNRDRRRSRSRDRRRRRSRSASRERRKSRSRSRDRHRRHRSRSRSHSRGHRRGSRDRSSKHKKEVWTIRK
- the LUC7L gene encoding putative RNA-binding protein Luc7-like 1 isoform X2, with protein sequence MQMGDETRQRVKFTDDRVCKSHLLDCCPHDILAGTRMDLGECTKIHDLALRADYEIASKERDLFFELDAMDHLESFIAECDRRTELAKKRLAETQEEISAEVSAKAEKVHELNEDIGKLLAKAEQLGAEGNVDESQKILMEVEKVRAKKKEAEEEYRNSMPASSFQQQKLRVCEVCSAYLGLHDNDRRLADHFGGKLHLGFIQIREKLDQLRKTVAEKQEKRNQDRLRRREEREREERMGRRSGSRNRDRRRSRSRDRRRRRSRSASRERRKSRSRSRDRHRRHRSRSRSHSRGHRRGSRDRSSKHKSSRDRSSREKSRDRERKEKSSSERRHESTNGKSRSKRSEEREAGEI
- the LUC7L gene encoding putative RNA-binding protein Luc7-like 1 isoform X4, whose translation is MDLGECTKIHDLALRADYEIASKERDLFFELDAMDHLESFIAECDRRTELAKKRLAETQEEISAEVSAKAEKVHELNEDIGKLLAKAEQLGAEGNVDESQKILMEVEKVRAKKKEAEEEYRNSMPASSFQQQKLRVCEVCSAYLGLHDNDRRLADHFGGKLHLGFIQIREKLDQLRKTVAEKQEKRNQDRLRRREEREREERMGRRSGSRNRDRRRSRSRDRRRRRSRSASRERRKSRSRSRDRHRRHRSRSRSHSRGHRRGSRDRSSKHKSSRDRSSREKSRDRERKEKSSSERRHESTNGKSRSKRSEEREAGEI